In the Bremerella alba genome, one interval contains:
- a CDS encoding sulfotransferase: protein MRKVFGIGINKTGTKSLSQFAKSLGFKVLHDRPDAKRIRDAVNGSKKSIPYVSEYDAFFDFPEDVDLEKFLELFPDARFIMTTRDTEKWITSRIIHVLHNRTVTNKSWKEIDTQAWRRQKNEHENKVRETFKRLGKLDQLLVVDVCSNPDQAGQKIADFLEVPGRENGFPRLNTGERKLEQIREKL from the coding sequence GTGAGGAAGGTTTTCGGAATCGGCATCAACAAAACTGGCACTAAGAGTCTTTCACAATTTGCCAAGAGTCTGGGCTTCAAGGTTCTGCATGACCGACCCGACGCCAAGCGGATTAGAGACGCTGTCAACGGCTCGAAAAAGTCGATTCCCTACGTCTCAGAATATGACGCCTTTTTCGACTTCCCCGAAGATGTCGACCTTGAAAAGTTCCTCGAACTTTTTCCAGATGCCCGTTTCATCATGACAACGAGGGACACTGAAAAATGGATCACAAGCCGCATCATTCATGTTCTGCACAATCGCACAGTTACCAACAAATCCTGGAAGGAAATCGACACTCAAGCTTGGAGACGGCAGAAGAACGAACACGAAAACAAAGTACGCGAAACCTTCAAGCGATTGGGCAAGCTCGATCAACTTCTAGTTGTCGATGTTTGCTCGAATCCCGACCAAGCCGGACAGAAGATTGCTGACTTCTTGGAAGTACCCGGAAGAGAAAATGGCTTTCCCCGACTGAATACTGGGGAGAGAAAACTCGAACAAATCCGCGAGAAGCTTTAA
- a CDS encoding tyrosine-type recombinase/integrase produces MASDYKSLRVAPGIRASSGKKESDLSELLDAYLEMRKREAESGQVSVKTYSEHRQKLEDFRGFCNFKNVELVDELDEAYLDVYRAYQLELINMKKADGGISAVTAKKRLGTLKRFIEWAYERKHLDRLPRTIRTYAKIRLPDPAPLFYTPEEVKAIWNKTTQRTHLYIALGLNCGYTQKDIATLTHEMIDWETGIVRRKRHKTLGRGKSAALQVHKLWPITLELLKEETQSKTGLVLVGENGKPLYTESIKEDGNLSGTDVIRLAFNRAKKQAKIEDSRGFKHFRKSAANEIEKRFQNAPHLSSLFLAHSEVSVKKHYVESHYDLLFEALDYLDGLYDLAAEPSEETEEDKESSEV; encoded by the coding sequence ATGGCGAGTGACTATAAGTCGCTTCGTGTCGCCCCTGGGATTCGGGCAAGCTCGGGAAAGAAAGAGTCTGACCTATCTGAACTGCTTGACGCCTATCTTGAGATGCGAAAGCGAGAAGCCGAATCAGGGCAGGTATCCGTTAAGACCTACAGCGAACACCGACAGAAGCTAGAAGACTTTCGGGGCTTCTGTAATTTCAAAAACGTCGAGTTGGTTGATGAACTAGACGAAGCTTATCTAGACGTTTATCGAGCCTACCAGCTTGAGCTAATCAACATGAAAAAAGCCGATGGCGGTATCAGTGCAGTTACCGCCAAGAAACGGCTAGGAACTCTCAAGCGGTTTATTGAATGGGCATACGAACGAAAGCACCTTGACCGGCTTCCCCGCACGATACGCACCTATGCCAAGATTCGGCTTCCTGATCCTGCCCCGCTTTTCTATACGCCTGAAGAGGTCAAAGCGATCTGGAACAAAACGACACAGAGAACACACCTATATATCGCTTTGGGGCTCAATTGCGGTTACACGCAGAAAGACATAGCCACCTTGACCCATGAAATGATTGACTGGGAAACCGGCATTGTCAGAAGGAAGCGACACAAGACGCTAGGACGGGGCAAGTCTGCTGCACTCCAAGTGCACAAGCTTTGGCCGATCACTCTTGAACTATTGAAAGAAGAGACTCAAAGCAAGACAGGGCTTGTTCTCGTTGGCGAAAATGGAAAGCCTCTCTATACCGAGTCAATCAAGGAAGACGGGAATCTATCGGGTACTGACGTAATCCGCCTGGCATTCAACCGAGCCAAGAAGCAAGCCAAAATTGAAGACAGCCGGGGATTCAAGCACTTTCGCAAGTCAGCAGCCAACGAAATAGAAAAACGTTTTCAGAATGCCCCGCACTTGTCGAGCTTGTTTCTAGCTCACAGTGAAGTCAGCGTAAAAAAGCACTACGTTGAAAGTCACTATGACTTGCTCTTTGAAGCTCTGGATTATCTTGACGGTCTCTATGATCTAGCAGCCGAGCCAAGCGAAGAGACAGAGGAAGACAAGGAAAGCTCAGAGGTATGA